In the Callospermophilus lateralis isolate mCalLat2 chromosome 19, mCalLat2.hap1, whole genome shotgun sequence genome, TGTGGCCTGGGTCTTAGTGAGTGAACGGGGCCCCTTGGCTGGTGACTACTGCTTTCTGTTAGTGAGAATCAGGTGGTGCCTGTGGAAAACCACTCAATGAAGGCAGAAAACATGTTGGGATCTCCTCATCCCAgcctgggcagagccactgctgcCCCAGCAGCACAGGCCTGCACCCACCCCACCTCGTCCCACCTACCACACAGGCCCGGCACCTTGCCCTGGCATCATCACAGCTGGACACAGGTGCTCCAGGGCCCGGGTCTTGGGGACAGGGCTAACTGCCCAGAGACCCGGGTAGAGGTGGGAGCAGGACCAGCCTTCTCTGGGCACTGCACATGCCCACCTGAGGTGTCATCCACCCGaggcatcccttcatcctaaggcATCGTCCCTCCCATGGGCCCCTGTGCTTCTTGTCCTTGCCGTGGGGTGCTAGAGGAAAGAGATGCCAGTACCCAGAGCTTTCTGCTGAGTGTAGAGTGGTGCTCCATGCACAGGAAGCTGTGCTTGCTTGGTGCATGATGATGTCCTGTCCTTCCTGGGGCAGGCCCCCATCCACAGGGGCCTTCTGGCTCTGCCAGCAGTCCCTTCCACATCTGCAGGGTTATCTGGGAGGTGGTTCTGGGCAAGGGGGCAAGAACCTGTACCCGGGGTCAGCCTTCACCAGGCCGGGCCTCCTGCCTCAGGGCTGCCCCACTCCCTCCACTGGCCCAGTGGCACCTTCCTCTTCTTCCAGCCAGTCGCTGCCGGCAGTGGCATCCCCCAGATCAAGTGTTTCCTCAATGGGGTGAAGATTCCCCACGTGGtgcggctcaaggtgaggcacatGTGGGGACCCCGGGTGCAACAGGTGCTCCTCCAGGGACTGTGGAATCCAAAGGCTTGTCTTGTCCATTACCCCTCCAAACCTAGCCCAATGGCAAGGACTAGTGTTGGTATCTCTTACGTGGTGCAGAGAGGCTGAGCCTACGTGTGTGTGTGACTGCAGCCACAGGGAGTGTGTCTGTGACCAAGGACTGTGGTGGGCAGTGTTTGAGAAGCTGAGCGGCCAGGCGAGAGCGCTGGCCTTGGCCCACCCTTTCCCTTTCTTCAATGCTTTCTTTGGTATTCTTCATGCTCAGTATCCTCAGTAGCATCCCAGTTCCATGGGAGCTGGGCCCCCAGCTGTTTACATTTGCGTAGTCACTCTTCCTAGCTTGAGATGGCCAGGGGCTGCTTCCTGTCCCCATCCCAGGAGTGGGTGGGCGAGCAGCGCCCTGTAGGGCCTGTGCTCTGTGGCCAGGGCGGGTCAGTGTGACCATACTCCAAGGAGTAGGGACcattcagctggcagctggaagagtCCTGTACTTTTATAGAGTACGATGGACCTGGAGCTTCTGGAGATGGCCTCTGACCTGATTTCCACCCAGGGTTACTGGAACCTTCCAGAGGGTTGCTCTGCCCTGGCTCCTGCCCCGGCATGAATGCCTTCAGATGGGCATGAGAGGCTGTATATCCATGCAGAACTCACCTCTGATGAGTCTGTaggacagggcagggagggaggacAGACCCACCCCCTTGCCTGGGGAGTGCTTGGGCTGACAGAGGGCGTGCATCCCCTGCATGTGTGCTGAGTGGGAGCACAGCTGCCCCCTGCATGTGCGGTAGTAGGAGGACCAGGAGGAAGCCCTCCACCAAGGACAGGGCTGTGGGCAGCGGCAAGCCCATGTGGCTTTGTGGCTGTGGCGCCTCCTGTGCCCGTGGCCTTGCTGCTCTGGTGCCGGGAGTTCTGCCCTTGGCTTAGAGGCTGTGCTTTCCCTTGTGTTCCAGACGTTGGTGATCAAGGTGTCCGGCGTGATTCTGTCTGTGGTGGGGGGCCTGGCCGTGGGAAAGGTAACTACTATGGATGCTGCCCCAGCCTGTGTCCCATCCCTGTAAGTCACCGAGGCCCATGGTGTCCTTGAGTGCTGCTCACTGTGCTTCCAGGAAGGTCCGATGATCCATTCTGGGTCTGTGATTGCCGCGGGAATTTCCCAGGGGAGGTCAACATCACTGAAGCGAGATTTCAAGGTGAGCCCCCCACGTAGACCTGTGTATGACTGTTCCTCAGCCATCACTGCCCCATGCGGAGTCTCACTGGGACCTATGTCTTGGCTCCAGCAGGGCAAATAGCCTGTCCCCACCTGTCTCTGCCTGAGGGACACCTGGCCTGGCCAGATAAGGCAGACACCGTTCCTCCACTCTCACCCAGTGGCCTCTCTGACTTGCCCTATGGTTTTGGTGCTGTGTGGGGTGTACAATTATGTGGACAGGGTCTGTGGCTCCGCTCTGGCCGCCTGCAGTGGCTCAGTCTTCATGTATATCCATGACGCTTGCTTCTGAGACGTTCTGGAATGGCTTCCTGCCATCTGCCTGCAAGGTCCCTGGCGTTTTGATGGGTATTGCACTGAATTTTTATGTGAGTTAAGAGAGAATGAACATTTCTATAGTACATGGtcctttgtttttggtattgtgtgttgaacccaggggtgctttactgctgagctacactcCAACTGCTCTTGTTTGTTATTtggaacagggtctcactaagttgctgaggctggccttgaatttaccatcctcctgcctcagcctcccaaggactGGGGATCACAGGTGTGGCCACTGTGCCAGCCAGAAAACAATCCTTTTTCAAGATCAAGGGTAGTTTCGGTTTTCTGCTCTCTTGGGTTTTTTTTGGATCTCTTGGTTGTGCAACAGACTCCCGACAGGCTTCCTGTGTGCACTGTTGCAGACAGGCTTGGCCAGGGCCCATGTGCTAGCAGCCTGCATGGTCACTCATGGTGGCTGGGTCAGGCGGTGGGGGTTGTGGAGCAGAGCCCTCCCTGCTCTGGTCTCTCAGGCCTCCTTTCCTTCTGAAAGGTGTGCTGTGGAGCACCTGCCACAGGGCCCTCGGCCTCTTCCCGTTTCAGATCTTTGAGTACTTCCGCAGAGACACAGAGAAGCGAGACTTCGTCTCTGCAGGAGCAGCAGCTGGGGTGTCAGCTGCTTTTGGAGCCCCTGTGGGTGAGCAGGGATCCTCCCCACCCGCTGCCACTTGAGGGAAAGGAGACTCTGGCCTTCGGACCTCGTCAGAGATCCCTCTTCCTGGGGCCTGGGGTGGGCGGTGCCAGGGTACAGTGCCCTTGCCCCTCAAGTGCATGTCAAgcatggccactgccttccaggtGGAGTCCTGTTTAGCCTGGAGGAAGGGGCTTCCTTCTGGAACCAGTTCCTGACATGGAGGATCGTGAGTGCCTTTGACACCCCGCCAGGTCTCCTGAGGAGAGGCAGCAGGGCAGAGTGGACATCTCACCCTCTGTGTTGAGCCTTGTCCACCTGGGCGGCTCCAGGGGACTGGCCCTTGACTTCCCTCACGTCCTCTGCTAGCTTGTCTCCAGTGGTGTCCACGGCTGTGCAGTAGGTTCAGCCTGCTCAGTCCAGGGCCCTCTTGAATAACaggagcctcagcctcccagactgGCTCAGGGTATCCCCGGGGTGCCGGTGGCTGAACTGTTGGCCTTTCTGTCCCACAGTTCTTTGCTTCCATGGTTTCCACCTTCACTCTGAATTTTGTTCTGAGCATCTACCACGGAAACATGTGGGACCTGTCCAGCCCAGGCCTCATCAACTTCGGGAGATTCGACTCGGAGGTACCCACCCCGCCCTACCCTACTGTTCCGGTGCCAGGATGGATGGCCCTTCACTAAGGCTAGGGTGGGAATGCAGCCTGGGAAACTGAGCTCTTCCCAGCCTCAGGGCCCTGTGGGTGCTCAGGGTACATGTGGAGACCTGCCCAGCAGAGCCTTGGCGCCGCTGTGCAGGCACTGACGCTGGGCTGCATGAGCTGCCCAGATCAGCTAGACTGACAGCAGGGACAGACCTGCGTAGAGCACCCATGTTTCTACCCGGGGGAGCTCTACGGCcctgtgtgcaggtgtgggaagtGCCACGCATGTGGGCAGGTGTCATGACCAGGCATGTCTCGCTTTGTCCCCTCTGTGCCACAGAAGATGGCATACACCATCCACGAGATCCCCGTCTTCATCGTCATGGGCGTGGTGGGTAAGGCCCTACCCTAGGACAGATGGCTGGAAACCTGTGCTGGGGGCATGGTGGGTAAGGGAGGACTGTCCACCCTGCCACGGGGCCCTTCTCCTCCAGGTTCCTCTAGAGGGGCCACTGGAAGTGGAGGGCTCAGGAATGTCCCAGGTTTATGCATTCTGCAGTTTTCTCTCCTTTTGAAGTTGCAGGGGCAGTGATGGGATCCCCTGGAGCAGAGTGGGCCCAATGGCTTCCATGGTGAAGGCCCCCTATCCAGTCACTGCTCAGGACCAGCAGTGATTCCGAGTTTGGATTTTGTTTTGAATTCTAGTACATTTTCATGTTCATGATTAGATACTTTGGGGAAGAGACCATGTTTCAACACAGAGGTCCTCTGTCCCCTGCTGCTTGTGCACAGCGGGCTACCTAGGAGTTcttacagtgcctgccttaggttgtaacCTGTCATGAGGATGCGGAGTCTTCCTTCTGTGGGTCTTGTCTGTACTTAGGAATTTGGGTTTCAATTTTGTGGTGAGGAGCACGTGAGCAGTGCTGCTCTGtgaatccattttcctgaaaacaaGGGGCAGAGTCTAGAGGGCATTGGTCCTCTGTACCAGGGTCCCGGCTACTCTGCTGCCGGGACCCTTTCCTCCCTGTGTGACTGATGGGAGTTTGCCTCCTGGTTGTAGGTGGCATTCTTGGAGCCGTGTTCAATGCCTTGAATTATTGGGTGACGATGTTTCGAATCAGGTGAGAAAGAGCCTCTGTCTTGGATGCCATGTTGGTAGCTGTGGTTACACAGCTGTGTAAGTGGGTGGTCTACACTGGCTGAACTGGGGAGGGGGACTCCAGGCCTGAGGTTGGAGAGCCTCCAGAGAGAGTATGAGGGCTCCTCACCCAAGGGTCAGCCAGGGTGGGTCTGGTAGCTCTGACTTGGACACCATTGTCCTTCCTGCACATGGTCAGCCTGTAGGGAGCAGCTCTGGGCTTGCAGAAGCActcacccacccccacccccaccctgttcTGGCTCCAGTGACAGCTACCAGTGGAGCAGGAGAGCTGGTGGGAGCACTTCCCACAGCAGAGGTGGGGGAGTCTTACTGCTGGGAAGCCTTAGTCACTGCAAGGAGGAAGATAGCTAGGATGCCCTGGAGACTGGGCAGATTGATTATTAAGCCTCCCGGCCCACCTAGTAGATGGCCTGGTCAGGTTGCCATGGTAGCCGCCGAGGGTGTCCCTGCAGTGATTGCCCCTGGCTCTTGGCTCCAGGTACATCCACCGGCCGTGTCTCCAGGTAATTGAAGCCGTGCTCGTGGCTGCTGTCACTGCCACCGTTGCCTTCGTGTTGATTTACTCGTCCCGGGACTGCCAGCCCCTGCAGAACTCCATGTCCTATCCGCTGCAGGTAGGCCTGGGACCCAGATGGGCAGGTGCAGTCCTGGGGGCCGTCCTCCAGCCTAGCTTGTATGCTGCTCCCTGCAAGAGAAGCTCCAGAGCCAGCTGGCTGGTGCACTGCAGACCTGTCCTGTCTGGGGTAGCATGGTGCTGGCTGCTTTCACTGTGATCCTCTTCCCAGACTAGTTTGAATGCTCCAGATGGGGCTCGAGCTCTAGGCTCAAGGTACACAATCTCCCAGCCACAGAGGAGCCTCATGGGGATGTTCTTGACCGCTTATTTGTAGTAGCCCAAAGTGGCAGCTGCCCACATGTCTATCCACTAGCAGAGTGAAGTGCCCTTCCACAGCAGGAAGTCAGCTGTGGCCCAGATGAGTCTTAAAAATGTGCTTGGTGAGAGGCTAGACACAGGGCCTTTGCAATTCCCCTTGGAGGTAGGATGAGGATGAGTAGCCTCTGCCCAGGGTTGGGGCAGAGGGGGAATGAGTTCTGGTGGAGACAGATGGGAACAGACTTGCAAAGGTAGTCAGGGTCACAGTGGACAAGCCAGCTTTGCTGCAGCCCAGCTCTGCCTTAGCCCAGGAGgggcaggcctgggcctggggctTGCAGTGGCTGGCATCTGGCCGCTGGCTCTGGCAGTGTGCTCACAGGGCCCCTGGCTGCCCATTTCCCCAGGCAGCAGGGGCAGGGTGGGCCCGAACATAGCCTCAGGGCCAGCTGCCTTCCAGCTTGTTCCCTCCCGACCCTGCAGCTCTTCTGTGCAGATGGCGAGTACAACTCCATGGCCGCAGCCTTCTTCAACACCCCCGAAAGGAGCGTGGTGAGCCTGTTCCACGACCCGCCAGGTGTGCCTGCTGGGGCAGCGGGCAGGGTCTCAGCCCAGCGGTCCTTGTCCTGGGCTGGAAGGGTCGTCCTGTGTGGTGCAGTGTGCCCGGGCTGCAGAGGTCACCTTGTGGCCAAGCACCTGGAGGGTGGCCAGCCAGGTGTCCAATGGCCATGCCATCCTCTTCCTTTCTGGGGTGGCTTAGGGCTGCCTCTGGCTCACCTCCCAGTGGATTCCGTCAGGAAACCCAGCCTTCTGAGTGCCAAGCTGTCTGACAGCGGTGCAGCAGGTGCCCAGAGCCAGGCCCTGCACACTGGGCCACACAGAGCTGAGCTTTCTGGTGCCTGTCTCAAGCTCTGCTCCTTCTTGGCCTATCACAAGGCCAGTGAGGACATCTGTCCTTGATTCTGggtctatgtgtgtgtatgtgtgtgtgagggtTAGATTTAGCAGAAACCCTTTTAAGCGTGGAGCGAGGTAGGCCTGGGTCCCCTGTGTGCACACCAGGGTCCTGCAACTGGCTATGGTTCCAGTAGTATTTGGCCATGTCTCCTGCAGGCGGTTGCTTGGTGTGGACTGTGCCTTCCCCACAGACCTCTGCCTTCCCTGGCCTACTCCTTCCCGGTCCTGCTGGCCTGTACTATAGCACTCTTTGCCGGGGTGTAGGCAACACCTCCCTATCCCACCCCCTTGCTCTCCTGGTCCCCAGCCTTCAGATCTCCATGTTCTGGCCACCTTGGATGTCCCCTCTCCACTTAGCCCAGTCTTCCAAACCTGACCTCTTAGCACCTTGTCCAAAAAGAAGCTGCCTCCTGGGACTTGGCTCAGCCAGTTGCCAAGAGTGGCTCCTGGCCTGGCTATTGTCCACCCTCCCAGATGTGACATCTTCCCAGAATGCATCTTAGGCACCCACTGCAACCAGGAGGACAACTTTGGAGGACAGGCTCTGTAACACTGGCCATTTTGGACCACAGGGCCTGTCCTCCGGAGTTGAGCTGTGCTAAGACTTGGAGGAAAGACACCTCCCAGTTCAGCTGGTCAGTTTGAGGTCAGACTGAGGACAAGTCTAGCAGGGCTGGGTGCAGGCTTTTCTGGGGATCATGGATGGGCCACGGATGTGGGATCTAGGGTGTCACCCTGGGCTCCACATCTGCTCTGCTGGCTTGAGGTCACTGTCACCACCACTTCCCCTTCTGGTTGACCAGTCCCTTCTTTTCTCCAGGGAGGTGGAGAGTACCGAGCCTTCAGGGAGCCTCTTGTCTTGGGTCTCAGGGGGCCTGGCTCCCTGGGTATGGCCACATGGACCAGGTGGGGCAGTGCACACGGGCATGATTCGGGTGGGCAGTCAGTGGTCTTGCTCCCCCCAGGCTCCTACAACCCCGTGACCCTGGGCCTGTTCACCCTGGTCTACTTCTTCCTGGCCTGCTGGACCTACGGACTCACTGTGTCTGCAGGCGTCTTCATCCCGTCCCTGCTCATCGGGGCTGCCTGGGGCCGGCTCTTTGGCATCTCCTTGTCCTACCTCACGGGGGCAGCGGTGAGTGGGAAGTGGAGGAGGGAGGCTGGGACCCTGAAGTTGAGATGTCCCCTTAATCCCTTGTCTGGAGGCCACTGCCAGAGACAGCAGGGCGCCCAGGACAAGTGGGCAGCCTCAGGTGGGCTATGCTGCTGTACTGTGCACGCTGCAGACTGCGGGGACATAGCAAGAGTAGGGAGCCCAGGGCTAAGGGACAAGCTGGGCCAGGCCTCACCCAGCAGGGCCTTCCAGCCCCTCCCTCCTCTTGCCTGCCTCTACAGTGCTCGGGTTTTGGTTTTTGCTTTGTGTTTTGGGTCTGTTCAACTTTTCAGTTATCCAATAAGATTAAAACATCACCAGACAGGTCACAGTGATTGGGTGCtggtgcacgcctgtgatcccaggtaCTGtgatcccaggaggctgaggcaagagggttgcaagttcaaggtcagcctcagcaacttagctcgaccctttctcaaacttttaaataaaatacaggggCTGGTGATGTGTCTCATGGATAGAGTGCCTGAGTCTAgtcccagcaccacagaaaaggGGAGGCTGCAGTAAGGAGTCTGTACCtgccccacttcgctgcccaggcTCGCTCGGGCGGGGGGGGTGGGGACTCTTGGTGCCCTCTGGCCTCTCTGGCATGGTTTATTTCGGTTTGGCTTTTCCTTTACCTGCCACcctcagtaccagggattgaacccaggagtgccctaccactgagccacatcaacagctctttttattttgtatgttgtgacagattctcactaagttgccctcattagcctcaaacttgccatcctcctgcctcagcctcccgagtcctgGGCTCACATGCATGGCCATCGTGTCTCAAACTGAGACACATTCACATGGCATAAAATTCTGCCTTTGGAGAGGCACAGCGCTGTGGTGGTTAACACCAGCTCAGCACCCTGTGGCCACAGAGTCTTCTCCATCTGGCACGGAGCCCATttctcctccctgccctctgcatTTGCCTGTCTTGGACACTCCCCATCAGTGGGTCACAGTGTGTGGCCCTTGTGTGCTGGGGCCTGCAAGAATCCCCGCCGGCTGGGCGCTGTTCTTTGGTGTCTAGGCCTGCACTCAGagcacctgggcctgggtgaagCCTTGTCTGCCCAGCTCACTAGCATGTCCAGCTAGTGCAGTCTGCTCCCCCGCCTGTGGTGAGGTGCCCCTGGGTCAGTTATAGAGTGGCCACACAGAGGGTGTGTGACACCATAGGATGGCCAGGCCCTCCTGGGTGCCTCCTGGTGGGTTTGGTGGGAGCTGCTGTCACATGGACTTCTCCCTGGGTTGCCTCCCACAGATCTGGGCGGACCCTGGCAAGTACGCCCTCATGGGCGCTGCGGCCCAGCTCGGTGAGTCCTGGGTCCTGCCTGGTTGATAGGGTGGGCCCCATGAGGTCAGCAGGGCTCATTCTCAGTAACCCACCTGTGGTGAGCACAGCCAGAGCTGGCCTTGCACATCCAGTCGGCACTCGGTTTAAAAGAACAGCTTAGGCTGGGGcagggcacaggcctgtaatctcagcagcttgggaggctgaggcagaagaatcacaaatttaagaccagcctcagcaatttagcaatcccaaaatgaaaaataattagggctgtggctcagtggttaagcgtccctggattcaatccccagtaccaaaaacagaacaaaaatcaGAAGCCTGGGAAATAGGCCTGAGGCAGAAGTTGGCACCACCCCTGGGACATGACCACACCAGCAGTCTCCTGGGAGCTGGACCCTGCTGAGCTGGGCCCTGCTGTCAGGAGGATAGGGCTCACATGCACTACCTACAGGAGGGATTGTGAGGATGACCCTGAGCCTGACAGTCATCATGATGGAGGCCACCAGCAATGTGACCTACGGCTTCCCCATCATGCTGGTGTTGATGACTGCCAAGATCGTGGGTGATGTCTTCATCGAGGTGTGTGAGCCATATAACCAGATATAGAGGGAAGGGTCCCTGTGAAGCCACCTGTAGAGGCAGGCACAGTGTGTCTGGCGCCCTGCCTCGGGGGCTAGCATGGTGGGGGGCCCTTGGGGAAGCACTGTGTCATTAGGCCCCCACGCATTGTGATGCCTGTCCCCCAGGGCCTATATGACATGCACATCCAGCTGCAGAGTGTGCCCTTCCTGCATTGGGAAGCCCCAGTTACCTCACACTCACTCACCGCCAGGTATGGCCGGCCAAGGTGCCACTCAgtctctcccccccacccccaccccgcggGCTGCAGGACCACAGGTCAGGGAGTATGGTGCTTCATTCTGGACGCTCTGGGTGGCAGGCGGGCAGGGAGGAGGCTGCATTCCTGGGGGGGAAGCTGccccagcactgggctgggctccCGATTCCAGAGAGTCTTGGGGGGGTGGGAGGCCCCTGGGCTCCAGTTTCCTAGTGTGACAGCCTTGTGCCATTGAGCATCAGCGTGGTGCACTGATGACTACTGAGGACACCTTGTGACAGGAGGGCTGAGTCCAGTCTGTGCTGGTGCCCCAGTGACAGGCGGCCTTGGGGGTGGCTTCCCTGGCAGGGAGGTGATGAGCACTCCCGTGACCTGCTTGAGGATGAGGGAGAAGGTCGGCACCATTGTGGACGTCCTCAGCGACTCTGCGTCCAACCACAACGGCTTCCCTGTGGTGGAGGGTGTGGACGGCACCCAGGTACTAGGCCTGCCCTGCACTGGGTGTGCAGCAGGACCTCGCTGCCCATAGAAGGAGATGACCAGAGTCACCCGGTCTACAGGAGAGCCATGCCAGAATCTCATGGTCCTGACCCAGTGGGGTGGTCAGTGTGACAGTGGCTCTCACCTTGTCAGGAGGCAAAGGCTGGACATGAGCCGCTGCCATATCCCTTCTCCTGATGGGGTCATAAGACGTGGACTTTGGTGGAGGGGATTAGTTTGGGGCTGCATGTCCTCTCCAGCCAAAGCTGCCCTCTCTTGACACCTCACCCGCGAGCCCCGCACGGGGGCGTGGCTCAGGCCAGGCTGCCCTGTCCCTGGTCTCGGGGCTCAAGGGCCCTGTGCAGTGAAGTGCCTGGAGGAGCTGTGATGGTGCTGCAGCCGGGTGGGCAGGGCTCTGGCGGGAGCAGGGGCCCCAGGGCTGCCTCTGAGCCCATGTTTCTTGCAGCCAGCCAGGCTCCAGGGCTTGATCCTGCGCTCCCAGCTCATTGTGCTCCTTAAGCACAAGGTGCGTCGGGCAGCCCAGTGGGGAGGGCCTGGGGTGCGGCCCCTACTTGAGTACCTGACTGGCCACTGTCCGCAGGTGTTTGTGGAGAGATCCAAcatgggcctggtacagcggCGGCTGAAGCTGAAGGATTTCCGCGATGCCTACCCACGCTTCCCCCCGATCCAGTCCATCCACGTGTCCCAGGATGAGCGGGAGTGCACCATGGACCTCTCGGAGTTCATGAACCCCTCGCCCTATACAGTGCCCCAGGTACCAGAGCTCAGGGCCTCCTAGGATATTGTGGAGTGGCCACCTCTGATGGACACAGAGGCAGGGAGAGTGGGGGCCCCTGTTGCTACTCAGGGAGGGTCTGTTGGGGGGAGTCCCCAAGGCAGCATACTGGGGGTCGGGCCCAGACGGACAAGAGTAGACTGGCAGACCTTCCTGGGTCAGGGTGCAATCCCGGCCAGGGTGGGCCCACTGAATGCTGTGCCTTTGCAGGATGCATCCCTCCCTCGGGTTTTCaagctgttccgggctctgggccTGAGGCACCTGGTGGTCGTGGACAACCGCAATCAGGTGGGTCTGGTAGTCTGTGTCCTGAT is a window encoding:
- the Clcn7 gene encoding H(+)/Cl(-) exchange transporter 7, which translates into the protein MANVSKKVSWSGRDRDDEEAAPLLRRTARPGEGTPLLNGAARQSPHSASFRIGQMSNVELDDELLDPERDSSHPFPKEIPHNEKLLSLTYESLDYDNSENQLFLEEERRINHTAFRTVEIKRWVICALIGILTGLVACFIDIVVENLAGLKYRVIKDNIDKFTEKGGLSFSLLLWATLNAAFVFLGSVIVAFVEPVAAGSGIPQIKCFLNGVKIPHVVRLKTLVIKVSGVILSVVGGLAVGKEGPMIHSGSVIAAGISQGRSTSLKRDFKIFEYFRRDTEKRDFVSAGAAAGVSAAFGAPVGGVLFSLEEGASFWNQFLTWRIFFASMVSTFTLNFVLSIYHGNMWDLSSPGLINFGRFDSEKMAYTIHEIPVFIVMGVVGGILGAVFNALNYWVTMFRIRYIHRPCLQVIEAVLVAAVTATVAFVLIYSSRDCQPLQNSMSYPLQLFCADGEYNSMAAAFFNTPERSVVSLFHDPPGSYNPVTLGLFTLVYFFLACWTYGLTVSAGVFIPSLLIGAAWGRLFGISLSYLTGAAIWADPGKYALMGAAAQLGGIVRMTLSLTVIMMEATSNVTYGFPIMLVLMTAKIVGDVFIEGLYDMHIQLQSVPFLHWEAPVTSHSLTAREVMSTPVTCLRMREKVGTIVDVLSDSASNHNGFPVVEGVDGTQPARLQGLILRSQLIVLLKHKVFVERSNMGLVQRRLKLKDFRDAYPRFPPIQSIHVSQDERECTMDLSEFMNPSPYTVPQDASLPRVFKLFRALGLRHLVVVDNRNQVVGLVTRKDLARYRLGKGGLEELSLAQT